The Clostridium beijerinckii genomic sequence CATACAATAATTTTCGAAAGTGATAGAGAATACAATGTTATTCAAGAGGGATCAAAGATAGAAAAATTGGATATTTTTGGTGAAGGAAGTAATGTGAATTTTGTGAAAATAGTTGATGATACCCATATAAGAGTTAATACATGGGAGAGAGGCGCTGGAGCTACGTTAGCTTGTGGAACAGGATGTAGTGCTTCAGTAGTAGTTGCCAAGAAGTTGGGACTTGTTAATAAGGATAAAGAAATTTTTGTTAAAGCTCCTGGAGGAGAGTTAATCATAGAAATTTTAGGTCAAGATGTTTATATGAAAGGTCCTGCAGAAGTGGTTTTCAAGGGTGAACTTTCTTTATAAAATTATAAAAAACGAGGAAACAAAAAATGAATTCATTAGTAAGAAAGTGCTTAAGCATTTTTGCTTTCATTGCAATTCCACTGTTTGTCTTAGGATGTGCATCTAAAAAAGAAGACATACCTAATGTGACAGAGGATATTAAGTTAAATATAGGAGCAGTTCTAAAAAGCGAAGACGGTAATTATAAACTATATAATTATGACAATGGTAAGTATGTGGAGACAAAGGAAAATAAGGTTATCATAGATTATGATAAAAGTAGTTCTAATTATATATATGTAGATAGTGGTAAAAATTATGTAGTTAATAACGGAAATAGATATGAAATCCAAGATGAAAATTATAGTGGATTAAAATTATCAAAAGGTGGAAATTATATTTCTTACTTTATAGATGATAATGGGCTTAAGTTAAAAATATTCAATACAAATGGAAATAAAGAAATTGAAATGAAATCTAATGTTTCAATATCGGGAACATTATATGATTGGTATGATACAGATACATTGGTTTATTATGGAGTAAGCAATGATGGCGTTAATGGATTATTTACTTATAATATAAAAGAAAATAAAGAAGAGTTACTTTATAAGATTAATGAAGGCTATTTAGCATTTATAAAATCAAGAGATGACGATGTAGTATTTTTACAATTAACACTGGAAAATAAAAGAGAAGTAATGATGATAAACAAAAAAACAAAGGATGTTAAGCTTTTGGCAGATAACGTAGAAGAGATTTCAGATATAATTATAAATAAAGATAAATTGTATTTTACAGGAAAAGCGTATAATAATGTTAATTCTTTATATGAATTAATAAATAATAAGGTAAAAAGATTAGTTTTTGATTTTCCGGGTACCGTAAAAATAGAAAAAGGATTAGAGGTAAGTGAAAATGGAGATGTTTTGTTTATAGGTTCTAGTAATGGAGATCTCAAGAAAGAGCAAATTTATACATACACTCAAGATGGTAGTATAAGTGAAATAGGGAATAGTTCATCAGAATATGTTTTTTTAGCATATACGCAGTAATTTAAATTTAGAATTCTTTATCATGTTTTTATATGATGGAGGATTCTTTATTAATATAAAAAAGTATTGACTCTTACCTTACGTAGGAGTATATGCTATTCTTATCATAAAAATAATAATATACATATTGCAAAAATAATTCTTCATCATAATTCTAAAAATATCAAAAGAATTTTAGCTGTAATTGTGAATTATGAAATATGCATTGCGAATTGCAACATATATATTAAAAAAGGAGATAGTAGAATGGATCTAAAATTACAATATAACTGTAGTAATATAGATTGGGAAGAAGTATCTAGTATACTAGAAAAAGTAGGGATGAGTCATTATGAAGGCGAAATACATAAGAAAGCATTTGAAAATAGTTATGCTGCTGTATTTGCTTTTGATAATGATAAGTTGATTGGCTTTGGACGAGCAATCTCTGATGGAGTTTATCAATCTGCAATTTATGATATAGCTGTGCTACCTGAATATCAAGGTAAGAGTATAGGAAGTAAGATTGTTAATAAAATCTTAGAATGCGTTCCTACATGTAATGCTATATTATATGCTTCACCTGGAAAAGAAAAATTTTATGAAAAATTAAATTTTAAAAAGATGAAAACAGGAATGGCTTTTTTCAGAAATTCAATTAAAATGCAAATGAAAGGTTTTATAGAATAATAAAAGAATAAGTAAGAGTTAATGGATAAACTAAAGCTTTAAAGATAATAATATCTTTAGAATTTAAAATTGTGATATAGGAGCGTAGAAAATGAATAAATTTGATAAAGTTATTAACCAAAAGACTAGTGAATTAATAACAAAGAACTTACTTGGGCAAGAAGTTACTGAAGAAGAGTTTAGAAAATTTAAAATTATTGCTAGAGCAATTGTTAGAGAAGAAATGAGGGGAGTTAAGCCAAATAAAAATCCTAAGTCATTGTACGGTAAAACATGGAAAGCTGCAAGAAAATATAGTGATGTTAAGAAATAAAAAGTATGTATTAGAATTTGATTCGTTAAGTTATCATGAAATCCTAGGCATTTTAATTAATGTCTAGGATTTTTAATTTAAAAGTTTAGTAATTTCTATTATTTAGGCGATAAAAAAGATTACATTATTTGGAATATAATGAATAATTACTGAGATTTTGGTTCAAAATTTAAAATAGAAACTAAAAAATATATAATTAGATAGGTGTGTTTAAAATTAAGGAATATGAAATTGAAGATGTAGATTTAGGAACTGCTAAAAATTTAAAAAAAGAAATTTGTGAGAAGTATAGAGTTATTCCAATAAAGGAAAAATTGGACGAGGTAATAGTTTTGTCATATGGAGTAACTGAAGAAGCAAAAGAATATCTAAGATTTATATATAACAAAAACATAGTTATCAAAGAAATCGAAGAGAGAAATTACGAAAGTTTAAAAAATATAATATTTGGTATAGATGATAAATCATTAGAAGAGATATTGATAACTAATGCAATAAAGGTTAATGCCAGCGATATTCATATAGAACCTCAAAATGGATGTGTTTATGTACGATATAGAATTAACGGTA encodes the following:
- a CDS encoding GNAT family N-acetyltransferase: MDLKLQYNCSNIDWEEVSSILEKVGMSHYEGEIHKKAFENSYAAVFAFDNDKLIGFGRAISDGVYQSAIYDIAVLPEYQGKSIGSKIVNKILECVPTCNAILYASPGKEKFYEKLNFKKMKTGMAFFRNSIKMQMKGFIE